GGCGACCCGGCCCTTCTCCCCCGCCGCCCAGCAGCCGCCGTCCGGCGCGCAGTCGACCGTGTCGTACGAGCCGGTGTCCAGCGCCCGCCAGCTGCGGCCCCCGTCCGTGGTCACGTCCGTACCGGTGGGCCCCACCGCGAACGCCGTGGCCGCGCCGTACGGGTACCAGGCCGCGCCCGACCGGTACGCCGGGGGCGTGGCCGCGGCCTGGCGCCAGGTGCGCCCGCCGTCCGAGGTGACCGCCGCGGCCTGCGGCGAGGGCTGCCCGGCGCGGTAGTCGCCGCCGACCGCGAGTCCCCTCGTGCGGTCCCGGAAGGCGAGGGCGAAGACTCCGCGGGCCGGGTCGCCGGCCGGGAGGGTGGACTGCGCGACCCGCCAGGTCCGGCCGCGGTCGGCGGAGTGCAGGACGCGGGCGCTCGCCCCGCCGCCGGTGGCCAGCCACACGTCCCGCGGGCCGGCGGCGGCCAGGCACTGGCCGCTCGCGGCGAAGCCGGCCTCGCCCGGCAGGGCGGCGGGCATGCCCGCGTCCGGCAGCACCTGCCAGCTGCGCCCGCCGTCGCCGGTGGACAGGATGCGGAACTTCCCGTCCACCGGGTCGCTCATCGCCAGCCCGTTGCGCGCGTCGAAGAAGGTCAGGCAGTCGTAGAAGGCGCGCGGGTCCGGGTTGCGGAAGGCCTCCGCCCAGGTGGCTCCGCCGTCTTCGGTCCGCAGCACCCGGGAGGCCTCGCCCTCCCCGATGGCCAGGGCCACCGCCCGCCGCGCGTCGAAGGCCTCGATGTCGCGCAGCTCCAGCCGCTCCGCGACCGCGCCGGGCGGCGAGACGTTCCGCCAGCTGCGGCCGCCGTCGACCGTGCGCAGCACGGTCCCCCCGGAACCCGCCACCCAGGCGGTGGTCCGGCTCACCGCCGCCAGCCCGCGGAACCGGGAGTCCGTCGCGGTGTCCTTCACCGCCCAGCCGGCACCGTGCGGACCGGACAGGGCGGGCGCGTCCCCGCCGGCGGGCGGCGCGCCCGCCTGGGCCGGGGCCGCGAGGACCCCGAGCACCAGAGCCGCCGTGCACACGCCCACGCCCACGCCCGTTCGCAGAAGTCTCATGGCGCCGGAAGCTAACGCACGCCGGTGGCACCGTCCAGGGCGCGTCCCCGGCTCCGCGGCGGCGGTGCGGGAGGGGCCCGGGTGGGCGTTGAGCCTGCGGGGTGAGCGCTTACCGGCCCTTCTGGCAGCGGCGCCGACTCCGCGGACCCGGGCCCCTCCCGTCGCTCATCTCCGAGCACGCGGTCACTCTGTGCGATCACACGGTGGGTTTCCGGCCAATCGGTGACGCAGGTCACGTCACCCCCCATGCACGGATCCGCCGATTCCCGCGTCTACCGGTTTGCCGGACCCCACCCCACGGCCCGGCAGCAGATCCGCCGCAAGGGAGTGAGCCGTGATCACTGTCATCGAGCAGGCCGTGCAGGCCCGTCTGGTCGCCACCGCGCCGAAGGTCGAGACCGTTCCCGTCACCCTCTGCTACGACCGGTCCGATCCGTTCGCCGTCCGGATGGCCTTCCCCGCGCCGGCCACGCTGGAGGGCGTCGAGGTGTCGTGGACCTTCGCGCGCGAACTGCTGGAGTCCGGGCTGGACCGCCCGTCGGGCCGCGGCGACGTGCGCGTGCGCCCGTACGACGCCGACCGGACGACCGTGGAGTTCCACGCGCCCGAGGGCGTGGCGATCGTCCTGATGGCCACCGCGGAACTGCACCGCTTCCTGGAGCGGGTCTCGGCCGTGGTGCCGCCCGGCCTGGAGCACCTCTACCTCGACATGGACCACAGCCTGGCCGAGCTGATGCGGGGCGGCCGCTGAGCGCCGCGCCGTTAAAGCGTTTGCGGGCGGCCGCGGCTGCCCGTAGTTTCGTGGCTGCCCCATTGCCGCCGAAACGGAGCAGGACATTGCTCGTCTGAGGTTCGAGACACCGACCCGCCGTGGCCCTCGCCGCCACCGTCCGTCCGTCGGCTGTCTCCCCGCGTTGCACGCACCACTCACGCAACCTGGAGGCCTCCATGAGCCATGCCCCTACCTTCGTCACCTGTTCCGCCCTGTCCTTCGACTGGCCCGACGGGACGCCCGTCTTCGACGGGTTCCAGCTCGCCGTCGGCCCCGGCCGGACCGGCCTGATCGGACTCAACGGCTGCGGGAAGTCCACCCTGCTGAAACTGATCGCCGGTGAACTGACGCCTTCCGAAGGCCAGTTGTCCGTGTCCGGCACCATCGGGTACCTGCCGCAGAACGTCACCCTCGACACCGCGCTGCGCGTGGACGAGGCGCTCGGCATCCACACCGCCCGCGCGGCCCTGCACGCCATCGAGGCGGGCGAGGCCACCGAGGCGAACTTCACCGCGGTCGGCGACGACTGGGACGTGGAGGAGCGGGCCGTGGCCGCGCTCGACCAGCTCGGACTGGGCCGGATCGGCCTGGACCGCACGGTGGGCGAGCTGTCGGGCGGGGAGGGCGTCCTGCTGCGGCTGGCCGCACTGCTGCTCGCCCGCCCCGACGTCCTGCTGCTGGACGAGCCGACCAACAACCTGGACCTGCGCGCCCGCGGCCGTCTCCACGCGGCGGTCGAGTCGTGGAACGGGGTGATGGTCCTGGTGAGCCACGACCGGGAGCTGCTGGAGCGGGTCGACCAGATCGCCGACCTGCGGGACGGCGAAGTCCGCTGGTACGGCGGCAACTTCTCGGACTACGAGGAGATGCTGGCCGCCGAGCAGGAGTCGGCCGAGCGGATGGTCCGGGTCGCCGAGGCGGACGTCCAGCGCCAGAAGCGGGACCTGGCCGACGCCCAGGCCAAACTGGCCCGCCGCAAGCGGTACGGGCAGAAGATGTCCGACAACAAGCGCGAGCCGAAGATCGTCATGGGTGCCCGCAAGCGGGCCGCACAGGAGTCGGCCGGCAAGCACCGCATCATGCACGCCGAGAAGCTGGCGGAGGCCAGGGAGCGGCTGGACCAGGCGGTCGAGGCGGTGCGCGACGATGCCGAGATCCGGATCGAGCTGCCCGCGACGCAGGTCCCGCCGGGCCGGCGGGTGCTGACCCTGAGCGACCTGCGGCCGGCCCACGGGGCCTGCGTGCCGGGCGAGTGGGAACTGCGCGGTCCGGAGCGGATCGCGCTCGTGGGCCGCAACGGCTCGGGCAAGACGACGCTGCTGCGCACGATCGCGGGGCTGCTGGAGCCCGGGTCCGGGGAGGC
Above is a window of Streptomyces subrutilus DNA encoding:
- a CDS encoding WD40/YVTN/BNR-like repeat-containing protein produces the protein MRLLRTGVGVGVCTAALVLGVLAAPAQAGAPPAGGDAPALSGPHGAGWAVKDTATDSRFRGLAAVSRTTAWVAGSGGTVLRTVDGGRSWRNVSPPGAVAERLELRDIEAFDARRAVALAIGEGEASRVLRTEDGGATWAEAFRNPDPRAFYDCLTFFDARNGLAMSDPVDGKFRILSTGDGGRSWQVLPDAGMPAALPGEAGFAASGQCLAAAGPRDVWLATGGGASARVLHSADRGRTWRVAQSTLPAGDPARGVFALAFRDRTRGLAVGGDYRAGQPSPQAAAVTSDGGRTWRQAAATPPAYRSGAAWYPYGAATAFAVGPTGTDVTTDGGRSWRALDTGSYDTVDCAPDGGCWAAGEKGRVARLERR
- a CDS encoding SsgA family sporulation/cell division regulator → MITVIEQAVQARLVATAPKVETVPVTLCYDRSDPFAVRMAFPAPATLEGVEVSWTFARELLESGLDRPSGRGDVRVRPYDADRTTVEFHAPEGVAIVLMATAELHRFLERVSAVVPPGLEHLYLDMDHSLAELMRGGR
- a CDS encoding ABC-F family ATP-binding cassette domain-containing protein, translated to MSHAPTFVTCSALSFDWPDGTPVFDGFQLAVGPGRTGLIGLNGCGKSTLLKLIAGELTPSEGQLSVSGTIGYLPQNVTLDTALRVDEALGIHTARAALHAIEAGEATEANFTAVGDDWDVEERAVAALDQLGLGRIGLDRTVGELSGGEGVLLRLAALLLARPDVLLLDEPTNNLDLRARGRLHAAVESWNGVMVLVSHDRELLERVDQIADLRDGEVRWYGGNFSDYEEMLAAEQESAERMVRVAEADVQRQKRDLADAQAKLARRKRYGQKMSDNKREPKIVMGARKRAAQESAGKHRIMHAEKLAEARERLDQAVEAVRDDAEIRIELPATQVPPGRRVLTLSDLRPAHGACVPGEWELRGPERIALVGRNGSGKTTLLRTIAGLLEPGSGEAVTHVPTRFLPQRLDVLDDDRSVVENVARFAPQATNNLIRARLAHFLFRGARADRPAGTLSGGERFRAALAALLLAEPAPQLLMLDEPTNNLDLASVGQLTDALESYEGALVVASHDVPFLESIGVTRWLLLDGELRATTAEEVRETLWLG